One Aquamicrobium sp. genomic region harbors:
- a CDS encoding methyl-accepting chemotaxis protein, whose protein sequence is MLLKTATSRNIFAIVAVGVVATVATASSLFVMSYQQMKAASAGEMRAAAQNSAAAIQGGIASRMQVVYTLRDTMQAMSAGLGGDRALADSVLIQMQANAEGLLGVWTGFEPNAFDGRDAQFANTTNHDATGRYLPYATTGTDGRINLEPIVGYDQPGDGDYYLKARDSGKSAIMEPFAYEVNGVPTLMTSLTAPILVGGKVVGVAGADVGLDAITQALSGMKPLGDGFVALLSQDGSFISHPDASFLGRALSETGEDAATWQRMIADPGTVMETTGADGVARLAVAVPVQLLDDTAWFTVVSVPEATVYAYLTRMAWTSIAIIAGAAVLLVLLGVMISGRFRRRLEGIIGATGRIAGGDMDVEITEAEAKDEIGDMARSLVVLRDASLAKLQLERDADANRALSEEERAGRERQKAEEAAQVQFAVDSLGEALRQLADGNVACRIATPFAGDLERLRADFNASLDTLQSTLRAVGDNARTIDSGASEIRSASDDMARRTEQQAASVEETAAALEEITATVKSSSERAEQAGQLVARTKQGAEKSGMIVHDAIAAMQEIARSSNDISNIIGVIDDIAFQTGLLALNAGVEAARAGDAGKGFAVVAHEVRELAQRSATAAKEIKELITTSGGRVRSGVELVEQTGSALEAIVAQVQEIDHHVASIVTAAREQATGIQEISSAVTTIDHGTQQNAALVEQSTAASHGLAREASTLMQLIGQFNLGDGAPAGGRPLAVSGEAAAHPSPARALGRKLAGALGLAAAAPEAADWEEF, encoded by the coding sequence ATGCTGTTGAAGACCGCAACCTCCCGCAACATCTTCGCCATCGTCGCCGTCGGCGTGGTTGCGACCGTCGCGACGGCGTCGAGCCTGTTCGTGATGTCCTACCAGCAGATGAAGGCCGCCAGCGCCGGCGAGATGCGCGCGGCGGCGCAGAACAGCGCCGCCGCCATCCAGGGCGGCATCGCCAGCCGCATGCAGGTCGTCTATACCCTGCGCGACACGATGCAGGCGATGAGCGCCGGGCTCGGCGGCGACCGGGCGCTGGCCGACAGCGTGCTGATACAGATGCAGGCCAACGCTGAGGGGCTGCTCGGCGTGTGGACCGGCTTCGAGCCGAACGCCTTCGACGGCCGCGACGCGCAGTTCGCCAACACGACGAACCACGACGCCACCGGCCGCTACCTTCCCTATGCGACGACCGGCACGGACGGGCGCATCAATCTCGAACCCATCGTCGGCTACGACCAGCCCGGCGACGGCGACTACTACCTCAAGGCGCGCGACAGCGGAAAGTCGGCGATCATGGAGCCCTTCGCCTATGAGGTGAACGGCGTCCCGACGCTGATGACCTCGCTGACCGCGCCGATCCTCGTCGGCGGCAAGGTCGTCGGCGTCGCCGGCGCCGATGTCGGCCTCGACGCGATCACGCAGGCGCTTTCGGGCATGAAGCCGCTCGGCGACGGCTTCGTGGCGCTCTTGTCGCAGGACGGCAGCTTCATCAGCCATCCCGACGCCTCGTTCCTCGGCCGCGCCCTTTCCGAGACCGGCGAGGACGCGGCGACCTGGCAGCGGATGATCGCCGATCCCGGCACGGTGATGGAAACAACGGGCGCAGACGGCGTAGCGCGGCTCGCCGTCGCGGTTCCGGTCCAGCTTCTCGACGACACCGCGTGGTTCACCGTCGTTTCCGTGCCGGAAGCCACGGTCTACGCGTATCTGACGCGCATGGCGTGGACCTCCATCGCCATCATCGCCGGCGCGGCGGTGCTGCTCGTCCTTCTCGGCGTCATGATCTCCGGCCGCTTCCGCCGCCGCCTCGAAGGCATCATCGGCGCCACCGGCAGGATCGCCGGCGGCGATATGGACGTCGAGATCACCGAGGCGGAAGCGAAGGACGAGATCGGCGACATGGCCCGCTCGCTGGTCGTGCTGCGCGACGCCTCGCTCGCCAAGCTCCAGCTCGAGCGCGACGCCGACGCCAACCGCGCCCTCTCCGAGGAGGAGCGCGCGGGGCGCGAGCGCCAGAAGGCCGAGGAAGCGGCGCAGGTCCAGTTCGCCGTCGATTCGCTCGGCGAGGCGCTGCGCCAGCTCGCCGACGGCAATGTCGCCTGCCGCATCGCGACGCCCTTCGCCGGCGACCTCGAGCGGCTGCGCGCCGATTTCAACGCCTCGCTCGACACGCTGCAATCGACGCTGCGCGCGGTCGGCGACAACGCCCGCACCATCGATTCGGGCGCCAGCGAGATTCGCTCCGCCTCCGACGACATGGCGCGACGCACCGAGCAGCAGGCCGCCTCCGTCGAGGAGACGGCCGCCGCGCTGGAGGAGATCACCGCGACGGTCAAGAGCTCGTCCGAGCGCGCCGAGCAGGCCGGCCAGCTCGTCGCCCGCACCAAGCAGGGGGCGGAGAAGTCGGGCATGATCGTCCACGACGCCATCGCCGCGATGCAGGAGATCGCCCGCTCGTCGAACGATATCTCGAACATCATCGGCGTCATCGACGACATCGCCTTCCAGACCGGCCTGCTGGCGCTCAATGCCGGCGTCGAGGCCGCGCGCGCCGGCGATGCGGGCAAGGGCTTCGCCGTGGTCGCCCATGAGGTGCGCGAGCTCGCCCAGCGTTCGGCCACGGCGGCGAAGGAGATCAAGGAGCTCATCACCACCTCGGGCGGGCGCGTGCGCTCGGGCGTCGAGCTCGTCGAGCAGACGGGCAGCGCGCTCGAAGCCATCGTCGCCCAGGTGCAGGAGATCGACCATCACGTCGCCTCCATCGTCACCGCCGCGCGCGAGCAGGCGACCGGCATCCAGGAGATCAGCTCGGCCGTCACCACCATCGACCACGGCACCCAGCAGAACGCCGCCCTCGTCGAGCAGTCGACCGCCGCCAGCCACGGCCTGGCGCGCGAGGCCTCGACGCTGATGCAGCTGATCGGCCAGTTCAATCTCGGCGACGGCGCGCCGGCTGGGGGCAGGCCGCTGGCCGTCTCCGGCGAGGCCGCCGCGCACCCCTCCCCGGCCCGGGCGCTGGGGCGCAAGCTCGCCGGCGCGCTGGGACTGGCCGCAG